One region of Gorilla gorilla gorilla isolate KB3781 chromosome 15, NHGRI_mGorGor1-v2.1_pri, whole genome shotgun sequence genomic DNA includes:
- the SOCS4 gene encoding suppressor of cytokine signaling 4, which translates to MAENNENISKNVDVRPKTSRSRSADRKDGYVWSGKKLSWSKKSESYSDAETVNGIEKTEVSLRNQERKHSCSSIELDLDHSCGHRFLGRSLKQKLQDAVGQCFPIKNCSSRHSSGLPSKRKIHISELMLDKCPFPPRSDLAFRWHFIKRHTAPINSKSDEWVSTDLSQTELRDGQLKRRNMEENINCFSHTNVQPCVITTDSALCREGPMTGSVMNLVSNNSIEDSDMDSDDEILTLCTSSRKRNKPKWELDDEILQLETPPKYHTQIDYVHCLVPDLLQINNNPCYWGVMDKYAAEALLEGKPEGTFLLRDSAQEDYLFSVSFRRYSRSLHARIEQWNHNFSFDAHDPCVFHSPDITGLLEHYKDPSACMFFEPLLSTPLIRTFPFSLQHICRTVICNCTTYDGIDALPIPSSMKLYLKEYHYKSKVRVLRIDAPEQQC; encoded by the coding sequence ATggcagaaaataatgaaaatattagtaaaaatGTAGATGTAAGGCCCAAAACTAGTCGGAGCAGAAGTGCCGACAGAAAAGACGGTTATGTGTGGAGTGGAAAGAAGTTATCTTGGTCAAAAAAGAGTGAGAGTTATTCAGATGCTGAGACAGTGAATGGTATAGAGAAAACCGAAGTGTCTTTAAGGAACCAAGAAAGGAAGCACAGCTGTTCATCCATTGAGTTGGACTTAGATCATTCCTGTGGGCATCGATTTTTAGGCCGATCTCTGAAACAGAAACTGCAAGATGCCGTGGGGCAGTGTTTTCCAATAAAGAATTGTAGTAGTCGGCACTCTTCAGGGCTTCCGTCTAAAAGGAAAATTCATATCAGTGAACTCATGTTAGATAAGTGTCCTTTCCCACCACGATCAGATTTAGCCTTTAGGTGGCATTTTATTAAACGACACACTGCTCCTATAAATTCCAAGTCAGATGAATGGGTAAGCACAGACTTGTCTCAGACTGAATTGAGGGATGGTCAGCTAAAACGAAgaaatatggaagaaaatataaactgTTTCTCACATACTAATGTTCAGCCCTGTGTCATAACCACCGACAGTGCTTTGTGTAGAGAAGGTCCTATGACTGGCTCTGTGATGAACCTGGTTTCAAATAACAGTATAGAAGATAGTGATATGGATTCCGATGATGAAATTCTAACACTTTGCAcaagttccagaaaaagaaacaaacccaaATGGGAATTGGATGATGAAATCCTGCAGTTGGAAACACCTCCTAAATACCACACGCAGATTGATTATGTCCACTGTCTTGTACCAGACCTCCTTCAGATCAATAACAACCCATGTTACTGGGGAGTGATGGATAAATATGCAGCCGAAGCACTACTGGAAGGAAAACCAGAGGGTACCTTTTTACTTCGAGACTCAGCACAGGAAGACTATTTATTCTCTGTTAGTTTTAGACGCTATAGTCGTTCTCTTCATGCTAGAATTGAACAGTGGAATCACAACTTTAGCTTTGATGCACATGACCCCTGTGTCTTCCATTCTCCTGACATTACTGGGCTCCTAGAACATTATAAGGACCCAAGCGCCTGTATGTTCTTTGAACCACTTCTATCCACTCCCTTAATTCGGACTTTCCCTTTTTCCCTGCAGCATATATGCAGAACAGTTATTTGTAACTGTACAACTTACGATGGCATCGATGCCCTTCCAATTCCTTCTTCTATGAAATTATATCTGAAGGAATATCATTATAAATCAAAAGTTAGAGTACTCAGGATTGATGCACCAGAACAGCAATGCTAA